Proteins encoded together in one Oncorhynchus mykiss isolate Arlee chromosome 7, USDA_OmykA_1.1, whole genome shotgun sequence window:
- the LOC110528440 gene encoding tumor suppressor candidate 2 yields the protein MGGSGSKTKGYWPFAGSGSVDGDPTKDGVDEQSLARLRSFQRATPFVFTRQSSLYFDEDGDLAHEFYEETVVTKNGRKRAKLKKIQKNLIPQGTIKLEHPCIHVDFPVVLCEV from the exons ATGGGAGGTAGTGGCTCCAAAACCAAGGGTTATTGGCCTTTTGCTGGTTCAGGCAGTGTTGATGGTGATCCAACCAAAGACGGAGTCGACGAACAGTCGCTGGCGAGGCTCCGAAGTTTCCAAAGGGCGACGCCCTTCGTGTTTACCAGACAAAG CTCCCTGTACTTTGACGAGGATGGAGACCTGGCCCACGAGTTCTATGAGGAGACGGTTGTGACGAAGAACGGCCGCAAGAGGGCCAAACTGAAGAAGATCCAGAAAAACCTCATACCTCAG GGAACCATAAAGCTGGAGCACCCCTGCATCCATGTGGATTTCCCTGTCGTTCTCTGTGAGGTTTGA
- the LOC110528441 gene encoding hyaluronidase-2 isoform X1 — protein MGVAPHSLLALTGQLPWLLLLALLTPWNVLGAEELKPTRWPMFSQKPLLLAWNAPTEDCRPRHGVRFPLEQFQIVASPNEGFVRQNLTIFYKDRLGLYPYYERDGTAVNGGLPQAASLTQHYEKMPEGVHKYISEPNAKGLAVIDWEEWRPLWIRNWDVKDVYRNQSRQLVANKNLEWPLERVGKVAQQEFELSARKFMLETLRLAKSLRPNQLWGFYLFPDCYNHDYRSGLENYTGRCPDVEVARNDQLTWLWTESTALFPSVYMSTVLRSTMFGRQFVRNRVKEGMRLASAGDALARPVFVYTRPTYANELTPLTETDLVSTIGESVALGASGVIIWGDHTYASSNASCSSLSEYLRGPLGRYLFNVSTAAELCSQKLCGFHGRCLRKHSDTDAYLHLSPLTHSISSQGGRLKVTGQLGQGELAGYRQHFQCQCYSGYKGEGCAQRELGKSGAAPVWKVWSVLTLLLPLGLLTVLH, from the exons ATGGGGGTAGCGCCTCACTCTCTCCTGGCCCTGACTGGCCAGCTGCCCTGGCTGCTGCTCCTGGCTCTGCTCACTCCCTGGAATGTCCTCGGAGCTGAAGAACTGAAGCCCACTAGATGGCCCATGTTCTCCCAGAAGCCTTTGCTCCTCGCCTGGAATGCCCCGACAGAGGACTGCCGCCCCCGGCATGGTGTGCGTTTCCCGTTGGAGCAGTTCCAGATAGTGGCGTCGCCCAACGAGGGCTTCGTCAGACAAAACCTCACCATCTTCTATAAGGACCGGTTAGGGCTGTATCCGTATTACGAGCGGGACGGCACCGCGGTGAACGGTGGGCTCCCACAGGCCGCCAGCCTCACGCAGCACTACGAGAAGATGCCCGAAGGTGTTCACAAGTACATAAGTGAACCAAACGCCAAAGGCCTTGCCGTCATCGATTGGGAGGAGTGGCGTCCGCTGTGGATCCGCAACTGGGACGTCAAGGACGTATACCGGAACCAATCCCGGCAACTGGTGGCCAACAAAAACCTGGAGTGGCCCCTGGAGCGCGTGGGGAAAGTGGCCCAGCAGGAGTTTGAGCTGTCGGCCCGGAAATTCATGCTGGAGACCTTGCGGCTGGCCAAGAGCCTGCGGCCTAACCAGCTGTGGGGGTTCTACCTGTTTCCAGACTGCTACAACCATGACTACCGAAGCGGCCTGGAGAACTACACTGGTCGCTGCCCTGACGTGGAGGTGGCTCGCAATGACCAGCTGACCTGGCTATGGACTGAGAGCACGGCCCTGTTCCCATCTGTCTACATGAGCACAGTGCTGCGCTCCACCATGTTTGGACGTCAGTTTGTCCGCAACCGGGTGAAGGAGGGGATGCGTCTGGCATCGGCAGGTGACGCGCTGGCACGGCCTGTCTTTGTCTATACCCGGCCTACGTATGCCAACGAGCTGACTCCGCTGACTGAG acagaCCTGGTGTCCACTATTGGGGAGAGTGTAGCCCTGGGAGCATCTGGGGTCATCATCTGGGGAGATCATACCTACGCCAGCAGCAAT gccagCTGCTCCAGTCTGAGTGAGTACCTCCGGGGTCCACTGGGCCGGTACCTATTCAATGTCTCCACAGCAGCAGAACTGTGCAGTCAGAAGTTGTGCGGCTTCCATGGTCGCTGCCTCCGCAAACACTCAGACACTGATGCCTACCTGCACCTCAGCCCCCTCACCCACAGCATCAGCAGCCAGGGGGGGAGGCTGAAGGTGACTGGGCAACTAGGCCAGGGGGAGCTGGCTGGGTACCGTCAACACTTCCAGTGCCAGTGTTACAGTGGGTACAAGGGTGAGGGCTGTGCCCAGAGAGAGCTGGGGAAGAGTGGTGCTGCCCCTGTCTGGAAAGTCTGGTCTGTACTGACTCTGCTGCTCCCTCTGGGGCTTCTCACTGTGCTCCACTGA
- the LOC110528441 gene encoding hyaluronidase-2 isoform X2 — protein MGVAPHSLLALTGQLPWLLLLALLTPWNVLGAEELKPTRWPMFSQKPLLLAWNAPTEDCRPRHGVRFPLEQFQIVASPNEGFVRQNLTIFYKDRLGLYPYYERDGTAVNGGLPQAASLTQHYEKMPEGVHKYISEPNAKGLAVIDWEEWRPLWIRNWDVKDVYRNQSRQLVANKNLEWPLERVGKVAQQEFELSARKFMLETLRLAKSLRPNQLWGFYLFPDCYNHDYRSGLENYTGRCPDVEVARNDQLTWLWTESTALFPSVYMSTVLRSTMFGRQFVRNRVKEGMRLASAGDALARPVFVYTRPTYANELTPLTEASCSSLSEYLRGPLGRYLFNVSTAAELCSQKLCGFHGRCLRKHSDTDAYLHLSPLTHSISSQGGRLKVTGQLGQGELAGYRQHFQCQCYSGYKGEGCAQRELGKSGAAPVWKVWSVLTLLLPLGLLTVLH, from the exons ATGGGGGTAGCGCCTCACTCTCTCCTGGCCCTGACTGGCCAGCTGCCCTGGCTGCTGCTCCTGGCTCTGCTCACTCCCTGGAATGTCCTCGGAGCTGAAGAACTGAAGCCCACTAGATGGCCCATGTTCTCCCAGAAGCCTTTGCTCCTCGCCTGGAATGCCCCGACAGAGGACTGCCGCCCCCGGCATGGTGTGCGTTTCCCGTTGGAGCAGTTCCAGATAGTGGCGTCGCCCAACGAGGGCTTCGTCAGACAAAACCTCACCATCTTCTATAAGGACCGGTTAGGGCTGTATCCGTATTACGAGCGGGACGGCACCGCGGTGAACGGTGGGCTCCCACAGGCCGCCAGCCTCACGCAGCACTACGAGAAGATGCCCGAAGGTGTTCACAAGTACATAAGTGAACCAAACGCCAAAGGCCTTGCCGTCATCGATTGGGAGGAGTGGCGTCCGCTGTGGATCCGCAACTGGGACGTCAAGGACGTATACCGGAACCAATCCCGGCAACTGGTGGCCAACAAAAACCTGGAGTGGCCCCTGGAGCGCGTGGGGAAAGTGGCCCAGCAGGAGTTTGAGCTGTCGGCCCGGAAATTCATGCTGGAGACCTTGCGGCTGGCCAAGAGCCTGCGGCCTAACCAGCTGTGGGGGTTCTACCTGTTTCCAGACTGCTACAACCATGACTACCGAAGCGGCCTGGAGAACTACACTGGTCGCTGCCCTGACGTGGAGGTGGCTCGCAATGACCAGCTGACCTGGCTATGGACTGAGAGCACGGCCCTGTTCCCATCTGTCTACATGAGCACAGTGCTGCGCTCCACCATGTTTGGACGTCAGTTTGTCCGCAACCGGGTGAAGGAGGGGATGCGTCTGGCATCGGCAGGTGACGCGCTGGCACGGCCTGTCTTTGTCTATACCCGGCCTACGTATGCCAACGAGCTGACTCCGCTGACTGAG gccagCTGCTCCAGTCTGAGTGAGTACCTCCGGGGTCCACTGGGCCGGTACCTATTCAATGTCTCCACAGCAGCAGAACTGTGCAGTCAGAAGTTGTGCGGCTTCCATGGTCGCTGCCTCCGCAAACACTCAGACACTGATGCCTACCTGCACCTCAGCCCCCTCACCCACAGCATCAGCAGCCAGGGGGGGAGGCTGAAGGTGACTGGGCAACTAGGCCAGGGGGAGCTGGCTGGGTACCGTCAACACTTCCAGTGCCAGTGTTACAGTGGGTACAAGGGTGAGGGCTGTGCCCAGAGAGAGCTGGGGAAGAGTGGTGCTGCCCCTGTCTGGAAAGTCTGGTCTGTACTGACTCTGCTGCTCCCTCTGGGGCTTCTCACTGTGCTCCACTGA
- the LOC110528442 gene encoding zinc finger protein 595, whose protein sequence is MESIDLEREDPSSSLSGYANGEIMTLEISEVSPDLLVLQVKDNLPESNHGSLDMEMDADFHNDDGHGFANVELQFFPCDACEASFTSEPELEQHFISSHSICDVASERGRPKAKSMETEGVSPLHTCMTCGKEFKYLTSFTKHQATHIVPRLRGNGKSIIAVGLNVNQKVKGLHTCRHCGKGFKYLTSFIKHEKTHRITKKSRKKQRNPSNSEIIVRLEGNRKDDTETCVRATKKKRNSDDTEDQDACILISSDDELANTAEQQTPDSNRSPPFPSDSNHSPPFPPDSNRSPFPPDSKRSPPFPCLDCGKVFKFFKSYQKHQKRHAWAQGKSEIVPPKQEHGPEVKQQIRCPVCGRAFNKLKACTKHEKMYHRENNLRKNTFSLTCCECDRHFEKADIFQKHKCFHLRKHVKAFIEASRVSQQGDLFYCQLCVLKLASGLEFENHAREMHPDQYRKTLKAVGNVRTCIIKDTLKGLPTQRDLEETEIDLNTVGETGEDVARQFICKDCGDCFTYHVSFNFCGKCLKDRKDSRRIRESNVKASKLHHCEECGLDFGRKDHLKRHSCSHSGSSFICFDCGVGFRDPGELRTHEKTHQVRNHICQLREKRCEHQKEVMLHHEVDHPGPDGYTCHQCGKKCSTGEKLRKHRMIHSAKTPHVCSYCGTKFKRRKHLRRHENLHTNEKPHLSHCYGDTFGRQEDLKTHLGKMHTMLRSYLCKACGATFKDRNYLRRHRYHTHTKAGKVFQCEECGLSFSRADHLKHHKYTHSTERPFSCSMCYKVFHIAENLKKHERNHRNKWLEYLNTRRHNNTPKQESHVSESSKWKLGWSEASALLKLIQSHSKHQHHTCYVCKNTFRGLYYLKRHRLLNCLGQRSKIMDSF, encoded by the exons ATGGAGTCCATTGATTTGGAGAGGGAGGACCCTTCTAGCTCACTATCTGGATATGCCAATGGAGAGATAATGACCCTGGAGATCTCAGAAGTCTCTCCAGACTTGCTTGTTCTCCAGGTAAAAGACAACCTACCTGAAAGTAACCATGGCAGCCTAGACATGGAGATGGATGCTGACTTTCATAATGATGATGGGCATG GTTTTGCGAATGTGGAACTCCAGTTCTTTCCATGTGATGCCTGCGAAGCCTCCTTCACTAGTGAACCAGAGCTGGAGCAGCACTTCATAAGCTCTCATTCAATATGTGATGTAGCAAGTGAGAGAGGAAGACCGAAAGCCAAGTCAATGGAAACAGAAGGTGTCTCACCCCTGCACACCTGCATGACTTGTGGGAAGGAGTTTAAATACCTAACTTCATTCACAAAGCACCAGGCCACTCACATTGTACCAAGACTGAGAGGAAATGGAAAGTCAATCATAGCAGTAGGCTTGAATGTCAATCAGAAAGTGAAAGGCCTTCACACCTGCAGGCACTGTGGTAAGGGGTTCAAATACCTAACTTCTTTCATAAAGCATGAGAAGACTCACAGGATAACCAAAAAAAGCAGAAAAAAACAGAGGAACCCTTCAAATTCTGAGATTATTGTACGTCTGGAAGGCAATAGGAAAGATGACACAGAAACTTGTGTAAGGGCCACCAAGAAAAAAAGGAACAGCGATGATACTGAGGATCAGGATGCATGTATTCTAATATCTTCTGATGATGAACTAGCCAACACTGCAGAGCAGCAAACACCTGACTCTAACCGTTCTCCTCCTTTTCCTTCTGACTCTAACCATTCTCCTCCTTTTCCACCTGACTCTAACCGTTCTCCTTTTCCACCTGactctaaacgttctcctccgtTTCCTTGTCTGGACTGTGGGAAGGTTTTTAAGTTTTTCAAATCTTACCAAAAACACCAGAAAAGACATGCTTGGGCACAGGGCAAAAGTGAAATAGTGCCTCCTAAACAGGAGCACGGACCGGAAGTGAAACAACAGATTAGATGTCCAGTTTGTGGTAGAGCATTCAACAAGCTTAAAGCTTGCACCAAACATGAGAAAATGTATCATCGGGAAAATAACTTGcgtaaaaacacattttctttaaCGTGCTGTGAATGTGACCGTCATTTTGAAAAGGCAGATATTTTCCAAAAGCATAAGTGCTTCCACCTGCGTAAGCATGTAAAGGCTTTCATAGAGGCAAGTAGGGTGAGCCAACAGGGGGATCTTTTCTATTGTCAACTCTGTGTCCTAAAGCTCGCCAGTGGACTGGAGTTTGAGAATCATGCCAGGGAAATGCACCCAGACCAATATCGCAAAACCCTAAAAGCAGTAGGCAATGTCAGGACATGTATCATTAAAGACACCTTGAAAGGCTTGCCGACACAAAGGGATCTGGAGGAAACTGAAATAGACTTAAACACTgtaggagagacaggggaagatGTAGCGAGACAATTTATTTGCAAAGATTGTGGGGACTGTTTCACATATCATGTTTCGTTTAATTTTTGTGGGAAATGTTTAAAGGATCGCAAAGACTCTAGGAGAATTCGGGAAAGCAACGTAAAAGCCTCCAAGCTGCACCACTGTGAAGAATGTGGACTTGACTTTGGCCGAAAAGATCACCTAAAGCGCCACAGCTGTTCTCATTCTGGCAGTTCCTTTATCTGTTTTGATTGTGGCGTTGGATTCAGGGATCCAGGAGAGTTGCGGACGCATGAAAAGACTCATCAGGTGAGAAACCACATCTGCCAACTGCGTGAGAAGCGATGTGAACATCAAAAGGAAGTGATGTTGCATCATGAAGTTGATCATCCAGGACCAGACGGTTATACATGCCACCAGTGTGGCAAGAAATGTAGTACTGGGGAAAAGCTGAGGAAACACAGAATGATCCATTCGGCCAAAACTCCCCATGTTTGTTCATATTGCGGTACAAAGTTCAAGAGGCGAAAGCATTTGAGACGGCATGAGAACCTGCACACCAATGAGAAACCTCACCTTAGTCATTGTTATGGAGATACATTTGGGCGGCAGGAGGACTTAAAGACCCACCTCGGTAAAATGCACACAATGTTGAGAAGTTATCTTTGTAAGGCTTGTGGGGCAACGTTCAAGGACCGTAACTATCTCCGGAGACATAGATATCACACTCACACAAAGGCAGGTAAGGTGTTCCAATGTGAGGAGTGTGGCCTAAGCTTCAGCCGGGCGGATCATCTGAAGCACCACAAGTACACACATTCTACTGAAAGGCCCTTCTCATGCTCAATGTGTTACAAAGTATTCCACATTGCAGAAAACCTCAAGAAGCATGAGCGAAATCATAGAAACAAGTGGTTGGAGTACCTCAACACCCGCCGCCACAATAACACACCCAAGCAGGAGAGCCATGTTTCTGAGAGCTCCAAGTGGAAACTTGGCTGGTCTGAAGCATCTGCCCTACTAAAGCTCATTCAGAGCCACTCCAAGCACCAACATCATACCTGCTATGTTTGTAAAAATACTTTCAGAGGGCTTTACTATCTGAAAAGACACCGTCTACTAAACTGTCTTGGACAAAGGAGTAAAATTATGGATTCATTCTGA